The following are encoded in a window of Impatiens glandulifera chromosome 5, dImpGla2.1, whole genome shotgun sequence genomic DNA:
- the LOC124939914 gene encoding malate dehydrogenase, glyoxysomal isoform X1: protein MESSMLINQRISRIAAHLNPPNLQKMEESSGLGRVFCRAKGAAPGFKVAILGAAGGIGQSLSLLMKINPLVSVLHLYDVVNVPGVTSDISHMDTSAVVRGFLGQAQLEDALTGMDLVIIPAGVPRKPGMTRDDLFNINAGIVKTLCEGIAKCCPRAIVNVISNPVNSTVPIAAEVFKKAGTYDPKRLLGVTMLDVVRANTFVAEVLGLDPRDVNVPVVGGHAGITILPLLSQVKPPCSFTQSEIEYLTNRIQNGGTEVVEAKAGAGSATLSMAYAAAKFGDACLRGLRGDASVVECAFVDSQVTELSFFASKVRLGRNGIDEIYSLGPLNDYERAGLEKVKKELEGSIQKGVSFIRK from the exons ATGGAATCAAGTATGTTGATCAATCAACGCATATCCAGAATCGCCGCTCATCTTAATCCTCCAAATCTCCAG AAGATGGAAGAGAGTTCTGGATTGGGTCGAGTTTTCTGCAGGGCAAAAGGTGCTGCTCCTGGTTTCAAGGTGGCGATTTTGGGTGCTGCTGGAGGAATTGGGCAATCATTGTCTTTGTTAATGAAGATAAATCCATTGGTTTCTGTTCTTCACCTCTATGATGTTGTTAATGTTCCTGGTGTAACTTCAGATATAAGTCACATGGACACTAGTGCTGTG gttcgTGGTTTTTTAGGACAAGCACAATTGGAAGATGCTCTGACGGGTATGGATCTGGTCATTATTCCTGCTGGAGTTCCTAGGAAACCAGGAATGACAAGGGATGATTTGTTTAACATAAATGCTGGAATTGTTAAGACTCTTTGTGAAGGAATCGCCAAGTGCTGCCCGCGAGCCATAGTTAATGTGATCAGTAATCCTGTAAACTCAACTGTTCCTATTGCTGCCGAGGTTTTCAAGAAAGCTGGCACATATGATCCTAAACGACTACTTGGAGTAACCATGCTTGATGTAGTCAGAGCCAATACTTTTGTG GCAGAAGTGTTAGGACTTGATCCCAGGGATGTTAATGTGCCAGTTGTAGGAGGTCATGCTGGAATTACAATTTTGCCTCTTCTCTCTCAG GTTAAGCCTCCATGTTCTTTTACTCAATCAGAGATTGAATACTTGACCAACCGTATACAAAACGGTGGAACTGAAGTTGTAGAG GCAAAAGCTGGGGCTGGATCGGCTACATTATCAATG GCATATGCTGCTGCTAAGTTTGGTGATGCATGCTTAAGGGGGTTGAGAGGCGATGCGAGTGTGGTTGAATGTGCTTTCGTAGATTCTCAG GTGACTGAGCTTTCTTTCTTTGCGTCGAAAGTAAGGCTTGGGAGGAATGGAATTGATGAGATATACTCTCTCGGACCGTTGAATGATTACGAAAG GGCCGGCTTGGAGAAGGTGAAGAAAGAGTTAGAGGGAAGCATTCAGAAAGGAGTTTCTTTTATTAGGAAATGA
- the LOC124939914 gene encoding malate dehydrogenase, glyoxysomal isoform X2: protein MESSMLINQRISRIAAHLNPPNLQMEESSGLGRVFCRAKGAAPGFKVAILGAAGGIGQSLSLLMKINPLVSVLHLYDVVNVPGVTSDISHMDTSAVVRGFLGQAQLEDALTGMDLVIIPAGVPRKPGMTRDDLFNINAGIVKTLCEGIAKCCPRAIVNVISNPVNSTVPIAAEVFKKAGTYDPKRLLGVTMLDVVRANTFVAEVLGLDPRDVNVPVVGGHAGITILPLLSQVKPPCSFTQSEIEYLTNRIQNGGTEVVEAKAGAGSATLSMAYAAAKFGDACLRGLRGDASVVECAFVDSQVTELSFFASKVRLGRNGIDEIYSLGPLNDYERAGLEKVKKELEGSIQKGVSFIRK from the exons ATGGAATCAAGTATGTTGATCAATCAACGCATATCCAGAATCGCCGCTCATCTTAATCCTCCAAATCTCCAG ATGGAAGAGAGTTCTGGATTGGGTCGAGTTTTCTGCAGGGCAAAAGGTGCTGCTCCTGGTTTCAAGGTGGCGATTTTGGGTGCTGCTGGAGGAATTGGGCAATCATTGTCTTTGTTAATGAAGATAAATCCATTGGTTTCTGTTCTTCACCTCTATGATGTTGTTAATGTTCCTGGTGTAACTTCAGATATAAGTCACATGGACACTAGTGCTGTG gttcgTGGTTTTTTAGGACAAGCACAATTGGAAGATGCTCTGACGGGTATGGATCTGGTCATTATTCCTGCTGGAGTTCCTAGGAAACCAGGAATGACAAGGGATGATTTGTTTAACATAAATGCTGGAATTGTTAAGACTCTTTGTGAAGGAATCGCCAAGTGCTGCCCGCGAGCCATAGTTAATGTGATCAGTAATCCTGTAAACTCAACTGTTCCTATTGCTGCCGAGGTTTTCAAGAAAGCTGGCACATATGATCCTAAACGACTACTTGGAGTAACCATGCTTGATGTAGTCAGAGCCAATACTTTTGTG GCAGAAGTGTTAGGACTTGATCCCAGGGATGTTAATGTGCCAGTTGTAGGAGGTCATGCTGGAATTACAATTTTGCCTCTTCTCTCTCAG GTTAAGCCTCCATGTTCTTTTACTCAATCAGAGATTGAATACTTGACCAACCGTATACAAAACGGTGGAACTGAAGTTGTAGAG GCAAAAGCTGGGGCTGGATCGGCTACATTATCAATG GCATATGCTGCTGCTAAGTTTGGTGATGCATGCTTAAGGGGGTTGAGAGGCGATGCGAGTGTGGTTGAATGTGCTTTCGTAGATTCTCAG GTGACTGAGCTTTCTTTCTTTGCGTCGAAAGTAAGGCTTGGGAGGAATGGAATTGATGAGATATACTCTCTCGGACCGTTGAATGATTACGAAAG GGCCGGCTTGGAGAAGGTGAAGAAAGAGTTAGAGGGAAGCATTCAGAAAGGAGTTTCTTTTATTAGGAAATGA
- the LOC124940105 gene encoding LRR receptor-like serine/threonine-protein kinase HSL2, translating to MRNSKSSATLLTVLLLLSTLFHVRSSMKDAALLLRVINGGLVDPDASLKNWSYSTNNPPCDWTGITCNPQTNDVVSIFLDSFNLTGSFPADFCRITALQNLSIGDNSFNGSLSSDYFSLCYSLNFMNLSSNYFIGELPEFSVVFSNLTTLDLSYNSFSGDIPRSFGRLPSLKVLSLYANNLSGYFPEFLTNLSQLTRLELAYNPFVPSALPQSIGKLLNLERLWLTQTNLIGVIPDTIGDLVQLKNLDLSVNNLTGDIPLSFSRLKNIEQVELYKNNLFGELPDFFSNLSSLLLLDISENNFTGKLPLTLAELHLESLSLTDNNFTGEIPDVIASNPNLSMLKLFNNKFTGVLPAKLGENSDLSDIDVSGNELEGTIPMNLCKRKKLARLVLFNNKFSGPIPDSFGDCDSLFYVRVQNNELSGPIPLGFWSLPGFQFLELENNGFEGTIPPQFSVANGLTTMLIAGNRFSGQLPPEICNLSKLVDVDMSRNQISGVLPACITNWINIENLDLEENRLTGEIPTTIINWKKLVWMNISNNDFYGEIPREIGLLPYLNYMDLSRNSFSGKIPPELTKLKLNVFNLSNNKLNGQVPIGFDSKFFASSLTGNPGLCGQNLEPLPKCNQQKSKPLKPHLVGLVIAFSIILIILVLYLVRSKLFKLLFRKLKPSLTITSFQWAQFSVEEVLGSLTERNLIGEGGSGQVYRLPVRTGQVLAVKRLRGGGNLDMDADEVFRTEVEMLGRVRHGNVVKLVFSCIGEDIRLLGYEYMVNGSLWDVLHGEKMVLNWPERFSVAIGAAQGLSYLHHDCLPGIIHRDVKSNNILLDEYFRPKLADFGLAKTVRRNTDEEKQMSRVVGSCGYIAPEYAYTLNVNEKSDVYSFGVVLIELISGRKPNELFGENKDIVKWVREGAMLSSGDLDLGWLVDKRMTLSSDNEYEEIEMVLKVALGCTSALPRDRPCMRRVVEMLKGR from the exons ATGAGAAACTCAAAATCCTCTGCAACTTTATTAACCGTTTTACTCTTACTCTCTACTCTCTTCCATGTAAGATCTTCAATGAAAGACGCAGCTCTTCTTCTCCGTGTCATCAATGGCGGCCTCGTTGATCCAGATGCCAGTCTCAAAAATTGGTCCTATTCTACTAACAATCCTCCCTGCGATTGGACTGGTATCACATGTAATCCGCAAACAAACGACGTTGTCTCCATCTTCCTCGACAGTTTCAATCTTACCGGCTCTTTTCCAGCCGATTTCTGCAGGATCACCGCGCTTCAGAATCTCTCTATTGGAGATAATAGCTTCAACGGCAGTTTATCATCGGATTACTTCTCTCTTTGCTACAGTCTCAATTTCATGAATCTATCCTCTAATTACTTCATCGGAGAGTTACCAGAGTTTTCCGTCGTCTTTTCGAACTTAACCACGCTTGATCTCTCTTACAACAGCTTCTCCGGCGATATTCCGAGGAGTTTTGGACGGTTACCATCGCTTAAGGTACTTAGTCTCTATGCTAACAATCTTAGTGGCTATTTTCCAGAGTTCCTTACTAATCTCTCTCAGCTGACACGGCTTGAACTTGCGTACAATCCTTTCGTTCCAAGCGCTCTTCCTCAATCCATCGGAAAACTACTGAATCTCGAACGGTTATGGCTTACGCAGACAAATCTAATCGGCGTTATTCCGGATACGATCGGCGATCTTGTTCAATTGAAGAATCTCGACCTTTCCGTCAACAATCTTACTGGCGATATACCATTGAGTTTTAGCAGATTGAAAAACATCGAACAAGTCGAGCTCTATAAGAACAATCTGTTTGGCGAATTGCCTGATTTTTTCTCCAATTTATCATCACTGCTTCTATTAGACATTTCCGAGAACAACTTCACCGGTAAATTACCATTAACTCTTGCCGAATTGCATCTGGAATCACTCAGTCTGACTGACAACAACTTCACCGGCGAGATACCCGATGTTATCGCTTCGAATCCGAATCTCTCAATGCTAAAGCTATTCAACAACAAATTTACAGGCGTATTGCCGGCGAAATTAGGTGAGAACTCCGACCTAAGTGATATCGATGTCTCCGGAAATGAACTTGAAGGTACGATACCGATGAATCTCTGTAAGAGGAAGAAGCTCGCAAGACTTGTCCTGTTTAACAATAAATTCTCAGGTCCAATTCCTGACTCGTTCGGCGATTGCGATTCTCTCTTCTACGTTCGCGTCCAAAACAATGAACTATCAGGACCCATACCATTAGGTTTCTGGAGCTTGCCTGGCTTTCAATTCCTTGAATTGGAAAACAATGGTTTCGAAGGAACAATTCCACCACAATTTTCCGTCGCCAACGGCTTAACCACGATGTTGATTGCCGGTAACAGATTTTCCGGCCAGCTTCCGCCTGAAATCTGTAATTTATCGAAGCTTGTAGATGTCGATATGAGTAGAAATCAAATCTCTGGAGTATTACCTGCTTGCATTACTAATTGGATAAACATAGAGAATCTTGATCTGGAAGAGAACAGATTAACAGGTGAGATTCCGACTACTATAATTAATTGGAAGAAGCTGGTTTGGATGAACATCTCTAACAATGATTTCTACGGCGAAATTCCAAGAGAAATCGGACTTCTCCCGTATCTAAACTACATGGATCTCTCCAGGAACTCATTTTCCGGCAAGATTCCACCGGAGCTGACTAAGTTGAAGCTCAATGTGTTCAATCTCTCTAATAACAAGCTCAATGGACAAGTCCCCATCGGCTTCGACTCCAAGTTCTTTGCTTCAAGCCTAACCGGGAACCCGGGTCTCTGCGGTCAGAATCTAGAACCACTTCCCAAATGCAATCAACAAAAATCCAAACCCTTAAAACCCCATTTGGTGGGGCTTGTGATAGCCTTCTCCATAATACTCATCATATTAGTTTTATATCTAGTGAGGTCCAAATTGTTCAAACTCCTCTTTCGCAAATTGAAGCCCTCTCTAACGATCACTTCATTCCAATGGGCTCAATTCAGTGTCGAGGAAGTGTTGGGATCATTGACGGAACGAAATCTCATAGGGGAAGGGGGTTCTGGTCAGGTGTATCGGTTACCGGTGAGGACAGGACAGGTCCTGGCGGTAAAGAGGCTACGCGGCGGCGGAAACCTAGACATGGATGCAGATGAGGTTTTCCGAACGGAAGTTGAGATGCTTGGGAGAGTTCGGCACGGGAATGTGGTGAAATTGGTGTTTAGTTGTATAGGGGAGGATATTCGATTGTTAGGGTATGAATACATGGTAAACGGAAGCTTATGGGACGTTTTGCATGGAGAGAAGATGGTGTTGAATTGGCCGGAGAGGTTTTCGGTAGCGATTGGGGCTGCGCAAGGTCTTTCGTATCTACATCACGATTGCTTACCGGGGATTATTCATAGAGATGTTAAGTCGAATAACATATTGCTAGACGAATATTTCAGGCCGAAGTTGGCTGACTTCGGCCTCGCCAAGACGGTTCGTCGCAACACCGATGAAGAGAAGCAGATGTCTCGTGTTGTAGGCTCTTGCGGCTACATTGCTCCAG AGTATGCATATACATTGAACGTGAACGAGAAGAGCGACGTGTACAGTTTTGGTGTAGTTTTGATAGAATTAATTAGCGGGAGAAAACCAAACGAGTTATTTGGGGAGAATAAGGATATCGTGAAGTGGGTTAGAGAAGGCGCGATGTTATCTTCGGGAGATCTAGACTTGGGGTGGCTAGTGGATAAGAGGATGACACTTTCGTCGGACAATGAATATGAGGAGATTGAAATGGTCCTCAAAGTGGCTCTTGGATGCACCTCGGCTTTGCCTAGAGATAGGCCTTGCATGAGACGAGTGGTCGAAATGTTGAAGGGGCGTTGA